The Candidatus Cloacimonadota bacterium genome has a window encoding:
- a CDS encoding class I SAM-dependent methyltransferase: protein MKDYKEFKEIDFDKPSFLFKLSDSLVYLFGGAGFYNNYLNAIPLKGNENILDFGSGGGVASKILVKRIPEGHLTCLEPSKCWITRLKRRLRMYKNVSFINTYIENSNIPDDSFDIILIHHVLHDIHPQKRLEVLKQLARVLKDNGTIYIREPIKLSHGMPYEEIRELFKEIDKKEENFSIKKNKEYSGIYTR from the coding sequence ATGAAAGACTACAAAGAATTCAAAGAAATCGATTTTGATAAACCCTCATTTCTGTTCAAACTCAGTGATTCCCTCGTATATCTTTTCGGTGGAGCGGGTTTTTACAATAACTATTTAAATGCAATCCCTCTTAAGGGCAACGAGAATATTCTTGATTTTGGCAGCGGTGGTGGAGTTGCTTCTAAGATATTGGTAAAACGAATACCCGAAGGACATCTTACCTGCCTTGAACCTTCGAAATGCTGGATTACACGATTGAAAAGAAGGTTGAGAATGTATAAAAACGTTTCGTTCATTAACACGTACATTGAAAATTCAAATATTCCTGATGACTCGTTTGATATCATCCTCATCCACCATGTTCTGCATGATATCCATCCCCAAAAACGGCTTGAAGTACTTAAGCAACTCGCCCGTGTATTGAAAGATAACGGTACGATCTATATCAGGGAACCTATCAAGTTGTCCCATGGTATGCCTTACGAAGAAATTCGGGAATTATTCAAGGAAATTGACAAGAAAGAAGAGAACTTTTCAATTAAAAAAAATAAAGAGTATTCCGGTATTTATACCAGATAA
- a CDS encoding flavodoxin family protein yields the protein MKVIAFNGSPHKEGNTYSLLKIACLEIENEGIHTEIVHIGGKPIHGCLACMNCFENKNNKCIQTNDVVNDCIAKMIEADGILIGSPTYFSDLTPEVKALIDRAGFVGFANGGLYKRKLGAAVVAVRRAGAVHVFDSINHFFLISQMIIPGSSYWNVGVSGKAKDISGDEEGIRTMQNLGKNMAWLLKKIQ from the coding sequence ATGAAAGTTATCGCATTTAATGGTAGCCCTCATAAGGAGGGAAATACGTATTCACTGCTCAAAATCGCATGTCTGGAAATAGAAAATGAGGGAATTCATACAGAGATTGTTCACATCGGAGGTAAACCTATCCATGGATGCCTTGCTTGCATGAATTGCTTTGAGAATAAGAACAACAAATGTATCCAGACCAATGATGTGGTGAACGATTGCATTGCAAAAATGATTGAGGCTGATGGAATTTTAATTGGTTCACCAACTTATTTTTCCGATCTTACCCCGGAAGTAAAAGCGCTTATTGACAGGGCAGGATTCGTCGGATTTGCAAATGGTGGCTTATACAAAAGAAAACTCGGTGCTGCGGTAGTAGCAGTTCGTCGTGCTGGTGCCGTACATGTATTCGATTCGATCAATCATTTCTTTCTCATTTCCCAGATGATAATTCCGGGATCAAGTTACTGGAATGTGGGTGTTTCAGGAAAGGCAAAGGATATTTCTGGGGATGAAGAAGGTATTCGAACAATGCAGAATCTTGGCAAAAATATGGCATGGCTATTGAAGAAGATACAATGA
- a CDS encoding aminotransferase class V-fold PLP-dependent enzyme codes for MSIFTEKERRELFPIFKTCTYLNTASTGVVPETAIAEQNRFMDFYRGATLQTQPESFEKIVTIKERVGELLGASPEDIALVNNTSFGINMAGWGIDLKSGDKIVIPPGEFPANVYPWKGQETRGAEVVITKNDGEEYLDIEGVKVIAPSWIRYYDGYRIDLKECSKIAKKRNALLSVDGIQGAGVMYPDLEKSGVDTFSAGAQKWLLSPTGTGILYVRKNIPIRSIFQGWLNRFLETLDFTNVQQYDIPEPENASRFEIGSYPYQALFAMHASVSLLAEIGIRNIQNHALGLAQNFTAECKSLGLKIVSEGGKRRSPIVAVHVPDAAKVHRELQDNKILCSCREGNLRFSFHLYNNENDIEKTIDVIKILFK; via the coding sequence ATGTCTATATTCACCGAAAAAGAGCGTAGAGAATTATTTCCAATTTTTAAAACATGTACTTATCTGAATACTGCATCGACAGGCGTTGTGCCAGAAACAGCAATAGCCGAGCAAAACCGTTTTATGGATTTTTATCGGGGAGCTACCCTTCAGACACAGCCTGAATCCTTTGAAAAAATAGTAACGATCAAAGAAAGAGTTGGAGAACTACTGGGAGCATCTCCTGAAGATATCGCTCTTGTGAACAATACATCATTCGGCATTAATATGGCTGGATGGGGAATAGATTTGAAATCAGGAGACAAGATTGTCATTCCTCCCGGTGAATTTCCTGCAAATGTGTATCCATGGAAAGGACAGGAAACAAGAGGTGCAGAAGTAGTAATCACAAAAAATGACGGGGAAGAATATCTTGATATTGAGGGAGTAAAGGTCATTGCTCCTTCCTGGATACGCTACTATGATGGTTACAGAATTGATCTCAAAGAATGCTCGAAAATTGCAAAAAAACGCAATGCACTTCTCTCAGTTGATGGCATTCAGGGAGCAGGTGTAATGTATCCAGATCTTGAGAAATCTGGAGTGGATACCTTCTCCGCAGGAGCGCAAAAATGGCTGCTCTCTCCCACTGGAACCGGAATTTTATATGTTCGAAAAAATATTCCTATCAGAAGTATTTTCCAGGGATGGCTCAATAGATTTTTAGAAACCCTCGATTTTACGAATGTTCAGCAATATGACATTCCTGAACCGGAAAATGCCTCTCGATTTGAAATCGGCAGCTATCCGTACCAGGCACTTTTTGCAATGCATGCATCCGTTTCTCTCCTTGCTGAAATCGGTATCAGGAATATTCAGAATCACGCGCTTGGATTAGCTCAGAATTTTACCGCTGAGTGTAAATCACTTGGATTGAAGATTGTAAGTGAAGGAGGAAAGAGGAGATCACCAATTGTTGCTGTGCATGTACCGGATGCAGCAAAAGTTCACCGTGAATTACAGGACAATAAAATACTCTGCTCATGCAGGGAAGGCAATCTTCGTTTTTCCTTTCATCTCTATAATAATGAAAATGATATCGAAAAAACAATTGATGTTATAAAAATCCTATTCAAATAA
- a CDS encoding DUF362 domain-containing protein gives MKRILKSIGTLFSIIAMSAFLTGDPVVQAELELPKVYFTKEISDEALLRIYQNIKDNVHGKVAIKVHFGEEGNKNFIKPDIMRSLVKETDATFVETNVLYVSKRRYTESHIQLAKDHGFGFAPIGILDEKGIKSIPVDLKHFKEIKVARGVDDYDSFIILSHYKGHTSAGFGGAIKNVSMGLAAIPGKMALHASTIPTTNPKRCISCGLCVSNCPADAISTNPLVIDSSKCIGCADCIGICPQRAFGVPWSSTSQPIFQERLCEYAKGMCDSLNMVYINVLANISRVCDCSPYAPPPFMEDLGIMASTNIVAIDQACLDMVNKFQEMDDTFLHQSGTSGNTQTDYGQSIGLGNKEYILINIDEQMNEE, from the coding sequence ATGAAAAGAATATTAAAATCAATCGGTACACTTTTTTCCATTATCGCCATGAGTGCCTTCTTAACAGGTGATCCAGTTGTGCAGGCTGAGCTGGAATTACCGAAGGTCTATTTTACAAAGGAAATTTCCGATGAAGCATTACTGCGCATTTATCAGAATATAAAAGATAATGTTCATGGAAAAGTAGCCATAAAAGTGCATTTTGGTGAAGAAGGCAATAAGAACTTTATTAAACCAGACATCATGAGATCACTTGTTAAGGAAACCGATGCAACATTTGTCGAAACGAATGTATTATATGTGAGTAAACGGCGTTATACAGAAAGTCACATTCAACTTGCAAAGGATCATGGTTTTGGATTCGCACCGATCGGTATTCTCGATGAAAAAGGAATAAAATCTATTCCCGTTGACCTGAAACATTTCAAGGAAATTAAGGTTGCAAGAGGTGTTGATGATTATGATTCTTTTATAATTCTATCTCATTATAAAGGTCATACTTCAGCAGGTTTCGGTGGTGCAATTAAAAATGTTTCAATGGGACTTGCTGCAATTCCAGGAAAAATGGCACTTCATGCATCCACCATTCCAACGACAAATCCTAAACGATGTATCTCATGTGGGTTGTGTGTTAGTAACTGCCCGGCAGATGCCATATCGACCAATCCTCTTGTTATTGATTCGAGCAAATGTATCGGTTGTGCAGATTGCATTGGAATATGTCCGCAACGAGCTTTTGGAGTTCCCTGGTCCAGTACTTCCCAACCGATCTTCCAAGAACGATTATGTGAATATGCAAAGGGAATGTGCGATTCGTTGAATATGGTCTATATAAACGTGCTTGCCAATATTTCGCGAGTATGCGATTGCTCTCCATATGCTCCTCCACCATTCATGGAAGATCTTGGCATCATGGCCTCTACTAATATTGTAGCTATCGATCAAGCATGTCTTGATATGGTTAATAAATTCCAAGAGATGGACGATACATTTCTGCATCAAAGCGGCACAAGCGGCAATACTCAAACAGACTACGGACAATCTATTGGCCTGGGAAACAAAGAATATATTTTAATAAATATTGATGAACAAATGAATGAGGAATAA
- a CDS encoding DMT family transporter, whose protein sequence is MRANILLFIAAAIWGFGFVAQRAGMEYVGPFTFNAIRFALGAITLMPILFFKKDFLHWSKNDHSISSKNLTLYGSVAAGLALFAATSLQQNGIVFTTAGKAGFITGLYVIIVPLLGLAWREKTYWGTWIGAVLALIGLYLISINQSIHVLVGDLLVLGGAFFWAVHVHVIGCFSTKIHPIKLAFFQFALASILSFICALLFEVINISPIISAWQSIVFAGVFSVGIAFTLQVIAQQEAHSSHAALILSLEAVFAVIGGWLLLNEGLSMRGIIGCILMLTGMLLSRSQKTSNNYT, encoded by the coding sequence GTGAGAGCCAATATCCTCCTTTTCATTGCCGCTGCGATATGGGGATTCGGTTTTGTGGCACAGCGTGCAGGGATGGAATATGTGGGACCATTCACCTTCAATGCTATCCGTTTTGCGTTGGGTGCAATCACCCTTATGCCAATTCTTTTCTTTAAAAAAGACTTCTTACATTGGTCGAAAAACGACCATTCTATATCTTCAAAGAATTTAACGTTATATGGAAGCGTCGCTGCCGGACTAGCGCTCTTTGCAGCAACCTCGCTTCAACAAAACGGGATCGTATTCACTACTGCCGGAAAAGCGGGTTTTATTACCGGATTATATGTGATCATTGTCCCTTTGCTTGGTCTTGCGTGGAGAGAAAAAACATACTGGGGAACATGGATCGGTGCAGTGCTGGCTCTAATAGGACTATACTTGATATCGATCAATCAGAGCATTCATGTTCTTGTTGGGGATCTCCTTGTTCTTGGAGGAGCATTTTTCTGGGCAGTGCATGTGCATGTTATCGGATGTTTTTCGACGAAGATTCACCCCATTAAATTAGCATTCTTCCAATTCGCTCTTGCTTCGATATTGAGTTTTATATGTGCACTCTTATTTGAGGTAATCAACATCTCTCCAATCATTTCTGCGTGGCAATCAATCGTATTTGCTGGCGTATTTTCTGTAGGTATCGCTTTTACTTTGCAGGTAATTGCGCAACAGGAAGCGCACTCTTCGCACGCAGCACTCATTTTAAGTCTTGAAGCAGTATTCGCTGTTATTGGCGGGTGGCTCTTACTCAACGAGGGATTGTCTATGCGTGGTATTATCGGCTGTATATTAATGTTGACAGGAATGCTCTTGTCTCGCAGTCAGAAGACATCAAATAATTATACATAG
- a CDS encoding DUF255 domain-containing protein, translating to MLHKIQKILIVSTIALLSMIPLHAEEAEMPVETITWFDFEEGISAAAIEGKDVIIDFYTNWCHWCHEMDKTTFKDSSVVSFMNENFIAVRVNAESVTENVTFKGMTLNLRELTSAFGISGFPSYAFMTQDADMITVVPGYLQSELFLNILKYISQKCYDRQISFDQFMEKQGECND from the coding sequence ATGTTACATAAAATTCAAAAAATACTCATAGTATCAACTATTGCTCTACTCAGCATGATTCCGCTTCATGCCGAAGAAGCAGAAATGCCGGTTGAGACCATAACCTGGTTTGATTTTGAAGAAGGAATTTCCGCTGCAGCAATCGAAGGAAAAGATGTTATAATAGACTTCTATACAAACTGGTGCCACTGGTGTCATGAGATGGATAAGACCACATTCAAAGATTCTTCTGTCGTATCATTCATGAATGAAAATTTTATTGCAGTCCGCGTAAATGCTGAATCTGTGACAGAAAATGTCACGTTCAAAGGAATGACACTTAACTTGAGAGAACTCACATCAGCTTTTGGAATAAGTGGTTTCCCTTCCTATGCATTTATGACCCAAGATGCAGATATGATCACAGTTGTGCCGGGTTACCTGCAATCTGAACTCTTTTTGAACATTCTCAAATACATCAGCCAGAAGTGCTATGACCGTCAAATCAGCTTCGACCAATTTATGGAAAAACAGGGAGAGTGCAACGACTAG
- a CDS encoding redoxin domain-containing protein translates to MKDHRMSIMKYSFIILVIALTAIGCTGKVSSVIEMTEENFDELIQNEFIIVEFIPADCDSCDEMLTIIEEIQKEDNNIVAAMMDVEKNLDFLNKIRFHTQPGEPTVIIFSKGDVQDYFVGVKNKEEIFSIINDIKNKLSQWEDIEAGKASFFDAFDFTLKDLDGNEVTLSEINNLIILDFWATWCPPCKAEIPYLVDFYNSYKNRGLSIIGVSSETPDVLTNFIDGFSTEITYPILLDEERKVSSILGIKNIPTTYFISPEGILIKKEIGFADEYVPEFQRIIEENLPR, encoded by the coding sequence ATGAAAGATCATAGAATGAGCATTATGAAATACAGTTTTATTATTCTTGTAATAGCACTCACCGCAATCGGCTGCACAGGAAAGGTGAGTTCAGTTATTGAAATGACCGAAGAAAACTTTGATGAACTGATCCAGAACGAGTTCATCATTGTAGAATTCATCCCTGCAGATTGCGATAGCTGTGATGAAATGTTAACCATTATTGAGGAGATTCAAAAAGAAGATAACAATATTGTTGCTGCGATGATGGATGTGGAAAAAAATCTTGATTTCCTCAATAAGATACGTTTTCATACACAACCCGGAGAACCAACGGTTATTATATTTAGTAAAGGTGATGTGCAGGACTATTTTGTTGGAGTAAAAAACAAAGAAGAAATTTTTTCAATCATAAATGATATAAAAAATAAGTTGAGTCAATGGGAGGATATCGAAGCTGGGAAAGCATCCTTTTTTGATGCTTTCGATTTCACTTTAAAGGATCTTGATGGTAATGAAGTAACACTCAGTGAAATTAACAACCTCATTATTCTTGATTTCTGGGCTACGTGGTGCCCACCGTGCAAAGCTGAAATCCCCTATCTTGTAGATTTTTACAATTCTTATAAAAATCGCGGTCTTTCAATTATTGGTGTTAGTTCTGAAACACCTGATGTATTGACTAACTTTATAGATGGCTTTTCAACAGAAATAACCTATCCCATATTACTTGATGAGGAAAGAAAAGTATCTTCCATACTCGGGATCAAAAACATTCCAACGACCTATTTCATTTCTCCGGAAGGTATTCTTATAAAAAAGGAAATTGGATTTGCAGACGAATATGTCCCGGAATTTCAAAGAATCATTGAAGAGAATCTTCCAAGATAA
- a CDS encoding FAD binding domain-containing protein: MNNTYTFHKFSSLEPALELICKQRETSKIIAGGTDLLIEIRKEDKKLKGIHNIVDIHDIPVLREIRIENDICTIGACCTHSEISRSDIIANHFPVLKMAVDKIGSPQIRNVATIGGNICNLAACADSIAPLLIYDAKVRLCSLTKERIVPLVTILLKPYKTEVYKDEILTHILMPLPDKTWKYTFYKLGRRQGVSISRLSYAIMLKSENNTIQEIRLAFGALFSVPKRLIELERELNNQTISEQLWKDTSRKVARQILDETGVRWSTAYKLPALQQLLFTSLINLT, translated from the coding sequence ATGAACAACACCTACACTTTTCATAAATTTTCGAGTCTTGAACCAGCGCTGGAACTTATTTGTAAACAGCGTGAAACAAGCAAGATCATCGCAGGCGGGACCGATCTCCTCATTGAGATCAGAAAGGAAGACAAGAAGCTCAAGGGAATACATAATATTGTTGATATTCATGATATTCCTGTACTCAGAGAAATCAGAATTGAAAACGATATATGTACAATTGGTGCATGTTGCACACATTCTGAAATCAGCAGAAGTGATATCATTGCAAATCACTTTCCTGTTCTGAAAATGGCAGTCGATAAGATTGGATCACCCCAAATCAGAAACGTCGCCACCATAGGAGGTAACATCTGTAATCTCGCTGCTTGCGCAGACAGTATCGCTCCACTACTCATATACGATGCAAAAGTGAGACTTTGCTCATTAACCAAAGAGAGGATCGTACCCCTCGTAACCATATTACTCAAACCTTATAAAACAGAGGTTTATAAAGATGAGATTCTTACCCATATTCTTATGCCCTTACCTGACAAAACATGGAAATATACATTTTATAAACTCGGACGCCGACAAGGTGTCTCGATCAGTAGATTGAGTTATGCCATCATGCTGAAATCTGAAAACAACACTATTCAAGAAATCCGTCTTGCTTTTGGAGCTCTTTTCTCAGTACCCAAAAGACTTATTGAACTTGAACGAGAACTCAATAATCAGACAATATCAGAACAACTCTGGAAGGATACGAGCAGGAAAGTTGCCCGGCAAATCCTAGATGAAACTGGTGTTCGCTGGTCAACTGCTTATAAATTGCCAGCTCTCCAACAACTTCTTTTTACAAGCCTAATCAATTTGACGTAA
- a CDS encoding xanthine dehydrogenase family protein → MNNNTFDVVGKKLPRTDAYEKVTGRSQYAADIRFPGMCFTGQKRVPIAHGIIKSIDVSKAEKLPGIEAVITSKDIPGSLLTGVVKQDQPVFVYDKIYCSADVVALVVGTDKNAISEALALIKVEVEELPLLTDYTRSLAKDAPIIHTENKTNLINYYPLRKGNIEKGFTESDIILERTYTTPAVEHAYIEPECITAVPDFRKNVYKIYGSVQNPYTCRRLVARAMDVPLTNIHIIQTELGGSFGGKDDTMDILAIGACVACKKVRNPVRIHLSREDSITESYKRHPYMMSYKVGVTKQGILKAMKIDIIADGGAYASMSPFVTWRSVVQATGPYRVEHVYTDVRAVYTNNPYTGAFRGFGSPQIIFAQESLMDEIAETLHMSPLEIRRINALIQNSETASGQVLSSHVVSLNQVLNKATEESGFEKKYSERNKILKSFESKDLVLNDEDFITDSPIRKGIGLACSYRGCSLGAEGIDATGALISIQNDGSVYLINGLAENGQGLRMTFSMVVAEVLGISPDEIYYLEQDTSRIADGGPTVASRSTLMGGEAVKNAASIVKQRIEQMLLEEWELDEQTQLQFSEHSISHKETNHEISFAEACNKAYLQGINLNAYGWFKAPDVDWNEEVGQGPAYFTYVYGCQVAEVEINKASGKIYIKRITAVHDAGQIINRLGALGQIYGGVAQGAGYGTMEEVIVKDAEIKNVNFDEYLIPTSVDIEEIKAFFVENPDTFGPFGAKSLGEPTLEITAAAINNAVAHALGKRFYHLPLDLEQIKTSKTLHQIKK, encoded by the coding sequence ATGAACAATAACACCTTTGACGTAGTAGGTAAAAAGCTCCCCCGAACAGATGCATACGAAAAAGTAACGGGAAGATCACAGTATGCAGCGGATATCCGTTTTCCGGGCATGTGCTTCACAGGACAAAAGAGAGTCCCTATTGCTCATGGTATTATTAAAAGTATCGATGTTTCAAAAGCAGAAAAACTGCCTGGAATAGAAGCTGTTATTACCAGCAAAGACATACCGGGTTCTCTCTTAACAGGTGTAGTAAAGCAAGACCAGCCCGTGTTTGTCTATGATAAAATATATTGTTCGGCAGACGTTGTTGCCCTTGTTGTAGGGACTGATAAAAATGCAATTAGTGAAGCTCTCGCTCTCATAAAAGTAGAGGTCGAAGAACTTCCTTTACTAACTGATTACACTCGATCACTAGCAAAAGATGCTCCAATCATCCATACTGAAAATAAAACGAATCTGATTAATTATTATCCCCTAAGAAAGGGCAACATAGAAAAGGGATTTACAGAATCAGATATTATTCTTGAAAGAACATATACAACACCTGCAGTTGAGCATGCATATATCGAGCCGGAGTGTATTACAGCTGTTCCTGATTTTAGAAAGAATGTATATAAGATTTACGGCTCTGTACAGAATCCTTATACATGCAGACGACTTGTCGCCAGAGCAATGGATGTACCTTTGACAAATATCCATATTATACAAACTGAACTTGGTGGTTCATTTGGTGGTAAGGATGATACGATGGATATTCTTGCAATAGGTGCGTGTGTGGCATGTAAAAAAGTGAGAAACCCTGTTCGTATTCACCTTTCAAGAGAAGACTCGATAACTGAAAGTTATAAAAGACACCCGTATATGATGAGTTATAAAGTCGGTGTTACCAAGCAAGGTATACTGAAAGCAATGAAAATTGACATAATTGCAGATGGCGGTGCTTATGCTTCGATGAGTCCTTTTGTTACATGGCGCTCTGTTGTTCAGGCAACCGGTCCCTATAGAGTTGAACATGTTTATACCGATGTGCGAGCAGTATACACAAATAATCCCTACACCGGTGCATTCAGAGGATTCGGTTCACCCCAGATCATCTTTGCCCAAGAATCTCTCATGGATGAAATCGCAGAAACGTTACATATGTCGCCCCTTGAGATCAGAAGGATCAATGCTCTTATACAAAATTCTGAAACAGCAAGTGGTCAGGTTTTATCGAGTCATGTTGTGAGTCTGAATCAGGTTCTTAATAAAGCAACAGAAGAATCGGGTTTTGAGAAAAAATATTCTGAACGAAATAAGATTTTGAAAAGCTTCGAAAGCAAAGATCTAGTATTGAATGATGAAGATTTTATAACTGACTCTCCCATCAGAAAGGGAATTGGCCTTGCTTGCAGTTATCGAGGTTGTTCACTCGGTGCAGAAGGAATCGATGCAACTGGAGCGCTGATCAGCATTCAGAATGACGGTAGTGTATATCTTATAAACGGACTTGCAGAAAACGGTCAGGGATTGCGCATGACCTTCTCCATGGTAGTTGCTGAAGTACTTGGGATCTCACCCGATGAAATATATTATCTCGAACAAGATACAAGCAGGATTGCCGATGGCGGACCAACTGTCGCTTCTCGCTCCACACTCATGGGAGGTGAAGCTGTTAAAAATGCTGCTAGTATCGTAAAACAGAGAATCGAGCAAATGCTTTTAGAGGAATGGGAACTCGATGAACAAACTCAACTCCAATTTTCAGAACACTCTATCTCACATAAAGAGACAAACCATGAGATTTCGTTTGCAGAAGCATGCAACAAAGCATACTTACAGGGCATCAATCTGAATGCATACGGCTGGTTCAAAGCACCTGATGTGGACTGGAATGAAGAAGTTGGTCAGGGGCCCGCATATTTCACCTATGTTTATGGGTGTCAGGTTGCTGAAGTGGAAATAAACAAAGCTTCAGGAAAAATTTATATTAAAAGGATCACAGCTGTTCATGATGCAGGACAGATTATCAACCGGCTTGGTGCACTCGGTCAAATCTACGGAGGTGTTGCCCAAGGTGCAGGATATGGCACCATGGAAGAAGTGATCGTGAAGGATGCAGAGATCAAAAATGTGAACTTTGATGAATACCTCATACCAACCAGTGTTGATATAGAGGAAATCAAAGCATTTTTTGTTGAAAATCCAGATACCTTTGGACCTTTTGGTGCGAAAAGCCTTGGTGAGCCGACACTCGAGATAACAGCAGCTGCAATAAATAATGCCGTAGCCCATGCACTGGGAAAAAGATTTTATCACCTCCCACTCGATCTTGAACAGATCAAAACCAGTAAAACCCTTCATCAGATAAAAAAATGA